A single genomic interval of Streptomyces showdoensis harbors:
- a CDS encoding polysaccharide lyase 8 family protein: MSVPFASGWSRRTFLGAGSGAAAALALAPYARAAEAADGARAAEGAADEFETLRRRWLDLQLGSGYDAGAEPYASRLAETGTLARGFRSTMAPAANSLWPDAPFDPPAGITQGYGRLWTMTQAYVQDGTGSTGDPALLADVLRGLDHLSERVYNATTTRYGNWWEWQIGAPRLLMDIVAALHPLLGADRIAAACAAVDHFVPDSAIGSYTGTSTGANRVDLCRSVALRGVLGADPAKLALARDALSPVFPYVTKSDGLYADGSFVQHTWVAYSGTYGQVMLDGLGRLFTLLAGSTWEVTDPHRQIILDSVEHAYAPLLYDGLMMDSVNGRAVSRGYLKNDERRIMRSDHFHGQGLIAAIALLAGGASPAERTRWHARVKGWIERDTVSPVLAARQFGVADLARLHAIAAAPAPAAPEPTGHRLFAAMDRAVHRRPGWAANIAMASERIAHYECGNGEHPRGWHTGAGMLSWWTGGRGDQYTDWFWPTVDPYRLPGTTVSTKRLADRAGGEWGAARPAVKWVGGATDGEFAAVGQHLKGLGSTLEARKSWFCAADTVICLGAGITARDGVPVETIVDNRLLGEGGTEAFTTGDGWAHLEGHGGWVLPAGTGELRTLREDRTGAWSDINTTSSTERRTRRYQTLWLDHGTDPAGASYVYLLMPGASARTLAARAADPGWLRVLANDAARQAVSVPSLGLTAASFWQAGTVEKLTVSAPASVLMRRCRATVTLRVSEPVRSGQPFELVWDRPVRAVTARDASVEVLATGPGLRLRITPGTAGATHRCDVLL; encoded by the coding sequence CGGCTCCGGTGCCGCGGCGGCCCTCGCCCTCGCGCCGTACGCCCGGGCGGCCGAGGCCGCCGACGGCGCCCGGGCCGCCGAGGGCGCGGCCGACGAGTTCGAGACGCTGCGCCGCCGCTGGCTCGACCTCCAGCTCGGCTCCGGCTATGACGCCGGGGCCGAGCCCTACGCCTCCCGGCTCGCCGAGACCGGCACCCTCGCCCGCGGCTTCCGGAGCACCATGGCGCCCGCCGCGAACTCCCTGTGGCCCGACGCCCCCTTCGACCCGCCGGCCGGCATCACCCAGGGCTACGGCCGGCTGTGGACGATGACCCAGGCGTACGTCCAGGACGGCACCGGCTCCACCGGCGACCCCGCCCTCCTCGCCGACGTCCTGCGCGGCCTCGACCACCTCTCCGAGCGGGTCTACAACGCCACCACCACCCGCTACGGCAACTGGTGGGAGTGGCAGATCGGCGCCCCGCGCCTCCTCATGGACATCGTCGCCGCCCTCCACCCGCTGCTCGGCGCCGACCGGATCGCCGCCGCCTGCGCCGCCGTCGACCACTTCGTCCCGGACTCCGCGATCGGCTCCTACACCGGCACCTCCACCGGCGCCAACCGCGTCGACCTGTGCCGCTCGGTCGCCCTGCGCGGCGTGCTCGGCGCCGACCCCGCCAAGCTGGCCCTCGCCCGCGACGCCCTCTCCCCGGTCTTCCCGTACGTCACCAAGAGCGACGGCCTCTACGCCGACGGCTCCTTCGTCCAGCACACCTGGGTCGCCTACTCCGGCACCTACGGCCAGGTGATGCTCGACGGCCTCGGCCGGCTCTTCACCCTGCTCGCCGGATCCACCTGGGAGGTCACCGACCCCCACCGGCAGATCATCCTCGACAGCGTCGAGCACGCCTACGCGCCCCTCCTCTACGACGGCCTGATGATGGACAGCGTCAACGGGCGTGCCGTCAGCCGCGGTTACCTGAAGAACGACGAGCGACGGATCATGCGCTCCGACCACTTCCACGGCCAGGGCCTCATCGCCGCCATCGCCCTGCTCGCCGGCGGCGCGAGCCCGGCCGAGCGCACCCGCTGGCACGCGCGCGTGAAGGGCTGGATCGAGCGCGACACCGTCTCCCCGGTCCTCGCCGCCCGGCAGTTCGGCGTCGCCGACCTCGCCCGGCTGCACGCCATCGCCGCCGCCCCCGCCCCCGCCGCGCCCGAACCCACCGGGCACCGCCTCTTCGCCGCCATGGACCGGGCCGTCCACCGCCGCCCCGGCTGGGCCGCCAACATCGCCATGGCCTCCGAGCGCATCGCCCACTACGAGTGCGGCAACGGCGAGCACCCGCGCGGCTGGCACACCGGCGCCGGCATGCTCTCCTGGTGGACCGGCGGCCGGGGCGACCAGTACACCGACTGGTTCTGGCCCACCGTCGACCCCTACCGGCTGCCCGGCACCACCGTCTCCACCAAGCGCCTCGCCGACCGGGCCGGCGGGGAGTGGGGTGCGGCCCGGCCGGCCGTGAAGTGGGTCGGCGGCGCCACCGACGGCGAGTTCGCCGCGGTGGGCCAGCACCTCAAGGGCCTCGGCTCCACCCTGGAGGCCCGCAAGTCCTGGTTCTGCGCCGCCGACACCGTCATCTGCCTGGGCGCCGGGATCACCGCGCGCGACGGCGTCCCGGTCGAGACGATCGTGGACAACCGGCTGCTCGGCGAGGGCGGCACCGAGGCCTTCACCACCGGCGACGGCTGGGCCCACCTCGAGGGCCACGGCGGCTGGGTCCTCCCGGCCGGAACGGGGGAGCTGCGCACCCTGCGGGAGGACCGCACCGGCGCCTGGAGCGACATCAACACGACCAGCTCCACCGAGCGCCGCACCCGCCGCTACCAGACCCTCTGGCTGGACCACGGCACCGACCCGGCGGGAGCCTCGTACGTCTACCTGCTGATGCCGGGGGCCTCGGCGCGCACCCTGGCCGCCCGCGCCGCCGACCCCGGCTGGCTGCGCGTCCTCGCCAACGACGCGGCCCGGCAGGCGGTCTCCGTGCCCTCGCTCGGGCTGACGGCGGCCTCCTTCTGGCAGGCCGGTACGGTGGAGAAGCTGACCGTCTCCGCGCCCGCCAGCGTGCTGATGCGGCGGTGCCGTGCCACGGTGACGCTGCGGGTGAGCGAGCCGGTCCGGTCGGGGCAGCCGTTCGAGCTGGTCTGGGACCGGCCGGTGCGCGCGGTGACCGCCCGCGACGCCTCGGTGGAGGTGCTCGCCACCGGCCCGGGTCTGCGGCTGCGGATCACCCCCGGTACCGCGGGGGCCACCCACCGTTGCGATGTGCTGCTGTAG